In Achromobacter xylosoxidans A8, a single window of DNA contains:
- a CDS encoding NAD(P)/FAD-dependent oxidoreductase, translated as MEHREVVVIGAGPAGAVAAALLKRQGHDVLMLERQQFPRFSIGESLLAHCLEFVEEAGMLPAVQAAGFQVKNGAAFACGDRYTHFDFRDKFSAGPGTTFQVQRAHFDKVLADDAARQGVEVRYLQEVTAADFGGDGPLLDVRRADGTPYQVKSRFVLDASGYGRVLARLLDLERPSSMPPRKAIFTHIEDRIDDPGFDREKILISVHPEERGIWYWLIPFSNGRCSFGVVGGENLFGGPGQDLMATLREMADAAPNLKRVLQNAVWDTPANTIGGYSASVRQLHGPGYALLGNAAEFLDPVFSSGVTIALRSSKLAADALHRQLSGDQVDWQADFADPLMVGVETFRAYVQGWYSGEFQDVVFYENAQPEIRRMISSILAGYAWDQNNPFVANPQRRLRMLSELCRGAETQPLPA; from the coding sequence ATGGAACATCGGGAAGTTGTAGTCATCGGCGCAGGCCCCGCGGGCGCGGTCGCCGCCGCCCTGTTGAAACGACAAGGACATGATGTCCTGATGCTGGAACGCCAGCAGTTCCCGCGCTTTTCCATCGGCGAAAGCCTGCTGGCCCATTGCCTGGAATTCGTGGAAGAAGCAGGCATGCTGCCGGCGGTGCAAGCCGCCGGCTTCCAGGTCAAGAACGGCGCGGCCTTCGCCTGCGGCGACCGCTACACGCACTTCGATTTCCGCGACAAGTTCAGCGCCGGCCCCGGCACCACGTTCCAGGTGCAGCGCGCGCACTTCGACAAAGTGCTGGCGGACGATGCCGCCCGCCAAGGCGTGGAGGTGCGCTACTTGCAGGAAGTGACGGCAGCCGATTTCGGCGGCGACGGCCCCTTGCTGGACGTGCGCCGCGCCGACGGCACACCCTATCAGGTGAAGAGCCGGTTCGTCCTCGACGCCAGCGGCTACGGCCGCGTGCTGGCGCGCCTGCTGGACCTGGAGCGCCCCTCGTCGATGCCGCCACGCAAGGCCATCTTTACCCATATCGAAGACCGCATCGACGATCCCGGCTTCGACCGCGAGAAGATCCTGATCAGCGTGCACCCGGAAGAACGCGGCATCTGGTACTGGCTGATCCCCTTCTCCAATGGCCGCTGCTCGTTCGGCGTCGTCGGCGGCGAGAACCTCTTCGGCGGCCCCGGCCAGGACCTGATGGCCACGCTGCGCGAGATGGCCGATGCCGCGCCCAACCTCAAGCGCGTCTTGCAGAACGCGGTCTGGGATACGCCCGCCAATACCATTGGCGGCTATTCGGCCAGCGTGCGGCAACTGCACGGCCCCGGCTACGCGCTGCTGGGCAACGCGGCGGAATTTCTGGACCCGGTCTTTTCCTCCGGCGTCACCATCGCCCTGCGCTCGTCCAAGCTGGCGGCCGACGCCTTGCATCGGCAACTGAGCGGCGACCAGGTCGACTGGCAGGCCGACTTCGCCGATCCGCTGATGGTGGGCGTGGAAACCTTCCGCGCCTATGTCCAGGGCTGGTACAGCGGCGAATTCCAGGACGTGGTCTTCTACGAGAACGCGCAGCCCGAGATCCGCCGCATGATCAGTTCCATCCTGGCGGGCTATGCCTGGGACCAGAACAACCCCTTCGTCGCCAACCCGCAACGCCGCCTGCGCATGCTGAGCGAGCTTTGCCGCGGCGCCGAAACGCAGCCGCTGCCCGCCTGA
- a CDS encoding MMPL family transporter has product MRSPIERWLPRLFKLGLLLILCAGAWQSRHGWPVSANLMELVPQAGADATRQLAEARIQEPLSRQLIALVAATSGADSATPARLLAQRWTDSGLYSSVQVELQVDVAALRAQLLSGRLAMLPAADRRQLETDPAAYAQRRARELSDPFSSSGLVPVDQDWLGLTRRAEQALRPGGAVQYDMGTGTLQAEHGGRRWVLVRAETRGDAFDAAAPQQIAAQLELDRQALSAAGAELLVAGGPLYAAAGRAQAVAESSWIGTVATIGIVLVLLLALRRVRALLAFVPVAVGLLTGAVACVAVFGSIHVLTLVIGASLIGVAVDFPMHWLGKSYGMADWQAWPALRRVLPGLTISLAASLVGYVALAFTPFPALTQTAVFSAAGLLGAYACTVCQLPAWMDGWRPRPWQPLLRFAEAALRARARVAGRRAMLWLGALALFAATAGGIGRLSIQDDLRQWLSLPAPLLQQARQIGEITGFMPTSQFFLVRAPDADELLRRQALVSQALDALVARGDLAAYNALSQLVSPAAGQQALGSKLAALAAQPEVWKPVTDLGIPYEALRQELQSMAALPPQTIDEALQGPLAERWRPLWLGMRDGQAAGMVTLLGLRDASALEAIARAAPDVTLVDRSGELNRMFAATRVEAAELKLLSYVVAAALLLLTLGRAAAWRILAVPLAATACSLAALGYLGQPLTLFSLFGLLLVSAIGVDYAIFMYERVAGAAASLVGILLGAATTLLSFGLLAISQTPAIANFGLAVALGVAFSLLWAPWINPPRETAPHPAFNN; this is encoded by the coding sequence GTGCGTTCGCCGATTGAGCGCTGGCTGCCGCGGCTGTTCAAGCTGGGGCTGCTGCTGATCCTCTGCGCCGGCGCGTGGCAAAGCCGCCACGGCTGGCCGGTGTCGGCCAACCTGATGGAACTGGTGCCGCAAGCCGGCGCCGACGCCACGCGCCAGCTGGCCGAGGCCCGCATCCAGGAGCCCTTGTCGCGCCAGCTCATCGCGCTGGTCGCCGCGACTTCCGGCGCGGACTCCGCCACGCCCGCGCGCCTGCTGGCGCAGCGTTGGACGGACAGCGGCCTGTACTCCTCCGTGCAGGTGGAACTGCAGGTCGACGTGGCCGCGCTGCGCGCGCAATTGCTATCGGGCCGCTTGGCCATGCTGCCCGCAGCGGACCGGCGCCAGCTTGAGACCGACCCCGCCGCCTACGCCCAGCGCCGCGCGCGCGAACTGTCGGACCCGTTTTCGTCCTCCGGACTGGTGCCGGTGGACCAGGACTGGCTGGGCCTCACGCGCCGCGCCGAGCAGGCGCTGCGCCCCGGCGGCGCCGTGCAGTACGACATGGGCACAGGCACCCTGCAGGCCGAGCACGGCGGCAGGCGTTGGGTGCTGGTGCGCGCCGAAACCCGCGGCGACGCCTTCGACGCCGCTGCCCCCCAGCAGATCGCCGCTCAACTCGAACTGGACCGCCAGGCCCTGAGCGCGGCCGGCGCCGAACTGCTGGTAGCGGGCGGCCCCTTGTACGCGGCCGCGGGCCGGGCGCAAGCGGTCGCAGAGAGCAGCTGGATCGGCACCGTGGCCACCATCGGCATCGTGCTGGTCCTGCTTTTGGCGCTGCGGCGCGTGCGCGCGCTGCTGGCCTTCGTGCCGGTCGCCGTCGGACTGTTGACGGGCGCGGTGGCCTGCGTGGCCGTGTTCGGCTCCATCCACGTCCTGACCCTGGTGATCGGCGCCAGCCTGATCGGCGTCGCGGTGGATTTCCCCATGCACTGGCTGGGCAAGAGCTACGGCATGGCCGACTGGCAGGCCTGGCCCGCGCTGCGGCGCGTCCTGCCCGGGCTCACCATCAGCTTGGCCGCCAGCCTGGTCGGCTACGTCGCGCTGGCGTTCACCCCGTTTCCGGCGCTGACGCAGACCGCGGTGTTCTCGGCCGCCGGCCTGTTGGGCGCGTACGCCTGCACCGTGTGCCAGTTGCCGGCCTGGATGGACGGCTGGCGGCCCCGCCCCTGGCAGCCGCTGCTGCGCTTTGCCGAGGCCGCGCTGCGCGCGCGCGCACGTGTGGCCGGACGCCGCGCCATGCTCTGGCTGGGCGCCCTGGCCTTGTTCGCCGCCACCGCCGGCGGCATCGGCCGGCTGAGCATCCAGGACGATCTGCGGCAGTGGCTGAGCCTGCCCGCGCCCTTGCTGCAACAGGCCCGCCAGATCGGCGAAATCACCGGTTTCATGCCGACCAGCCAATTCTTCCTGGTGCGCGCGCCCGATGCCGACGAACTGCTGCGCAGGCAGGCGCTGGTGTCGCAGGCGCTGGATGCCCTGGTTGCACGCGGCGATCTCGCTGCCTACAACGCCTTGAGCCAGCTGGTCTCGCCAGCCGCCGGGCAACAGGCGCTGGGTTCGAAGCTGGCCGCGCTGGCCGCGCAACCGGAAGTCTGGAAGCCGGTCACCGACCTCGGCATCCCCTACGAAGCCTTGCGCCAGGAGCTCCAGTCCATGGCCGCACTGCCGCCGCAGACAATCGACGAAGCGCTGCAAGGTCCGCTGGCGGAACGCTGGCGACCGCTGTGGCTGGGCATGCGCGATGGGCAAGCCGCTGGCATGGTGACATTGCTGGGCCTGCGCGACGCGTCCGCGCTGGAGGCCATCGCCCGCGCCGCGCCGGACGTCACGCTGGTGGACCGCAGCGGCGAATTGAACCGCATGTTCGCGGCGACGCGGGTCGAAGCCGCCGAACTCAAGCTGTTGTCCTACGTGGTCGCGGCCGCCCTGCTGCTGCTGACCCTGGGACGCGCCGCCGCCTGGCGCATCCTGGCCGTCCCGCTGGCGGCCACCGCATGCAGCCTGGCCGCGCTGGGCTACCTGGGCCAGCCGCTCACCCTGTTCAGCCTGTTCGGCCTGTTGCTGGTTTCCGCCATCGGCGTGGACTACGCCATCTTCATGTACGAGCGAGTCGCGGGCGCGGCCGCCAGCCTGGTCGGCATCCTGCTGGGCGCCGCCACCACCTTGCTGTCCTTCGGCCTGCTCGCCATCAGCCAGACCCCCGCCATCGCCAATTTCGGACTGGCGGTGGCCCTGGGCGTGGCCTTCTCGCTGCTCTGGGCGCCCTGGATCAACCCGCCGCGCGAGACCGCGCCGCATCCTGCTTTCAATAACTAA
- a CDS encoding outer membrane lipoprotein carrier protein LolA, whose amino-acid sequence MKRCLVFARRLCALLALALLPFAARAFDLADLQRQLSATPVVRGHFVQQKFLRSLPQPLTSRGDFTLAAGKGLLWLLRTPIAQDLRINANGIFRRDEAGKWQALPQHSGAGRENRLFLSVLAGDTAGLRENFDLTLTGQADAWQLLLTPRSVLLRQIFDNIQINGGALVDRIELRETQGDRSVLQMKDAQAAQVLSAEEQRAFAD is encoded by the coding sequence ATGAAGCGCTGCCTGGTTTTCGCGCGCCGCCTGTGCGCCCTGCTGGCCCTGGCGCTGCTGCCCTTTGCCGCCCGGGCCTTCGACCTGGCCGATCTGCAGCGGCAGTTGAGCGCCACGCCCGTGGTGCGCGGCCACTTCGTGCAGCAGAAGTTCCTGCGCTCGCTGCCGCAACCGCTGACCAGCCGCGGCGACTTCACGCTGGCGGCGGGCAAGGGCCTGCTATGGCTGCTGCGCACGCCGATCGCACAGGACTTGCGCATCAACGCCAACGGCATCTTCCGGCGCGACGAAGCCGGCAAATGGCAGGCCCTGCCGCAGCATTCCGGCGCCGGCCGCGAGAACCGGCTGTTCCTGTCGGTGCTGGCGGGGGACACCGCCGGCCTGCGCGAGAACTTCGACCTGACGCTCACCGGCCAGGCGGACGCATGGCAACTGCTGTTGACGCCGCGCTCGGTCCTGCTGCGCCAGATCTTCGACAACATCCAGATCAACGGCGGCGCGCTGGTAGACCGCATCGAACTGCGCGAGACGCAGGGCGACCGCAGCGTGCTGCAGATGAAGGATGCGCAAGCCGCGCAGGTCCTGAGCGCCGAGGAGCAACGTGCGTTCGCCGATTGA
- a CDS encoding acyl-CoA thioesterase, which yields MRKRGAIGAEVEIRVPFFDVDSLHVVWHGHYVKYLEQARCELLDQLGHNYDAMRASGYAWPVIDLHLRYAQPAQFGQRLRVRAELVEWEHRLKINYLILDAASGQRLTRATSEQVAVCIQTREMQLASPAALVDAVKRKLQSMETPA from the coding sequence ATGCGTAAACGAGGCGCCATCGGCGCTGAAGTCGAAATCCGCGTGCCCTTCTTCGACGTCGATTCGCTCCACGTCGTCTGGCACGGCCACTATGTGAAGTACCTGGAACAGGCCCGCTGCGAACTGCTGGACCAGTTGGGACACAACTACGACGCCATGCGCGCCAGCGGCTACGCCTGGCCGGTGATCGACCTGCATCTGCGCTATGCGCAACCCGCGCAGTTCGGCCAGCGCCTGCGGGTGCGCGCCGAACTGGTGGAATGGGAACACCGCCTGAAGATCAACTATCTGATCCTGGACGCCGCCAGCGGCCAGCGCCTGACGCGCGCCACCTCCGAACAGGTGGCGGTCTGCATCCAGACCCGCGAAATGCAGCTGGCCTCGCCCGCCGCGCTGGTCGACGCCGTGAAGCGCAAGCTGCAATCGATGGAGACGCCCGCATGA
- a CDS encoding glycosyl transferase, which translates to MSAADQHWAGQPERGSAALMRLTAWAARTLGRRLVAPVVWMVVLYFYVSGGRARRSIAAYQRRLAQSGELAEPLPRRMPVYRQYLAFANAILDKLDVWQGKITMANLDISDPDGLHAQMGRNRGQILVGSHLGNIEVCRALAEQSGTLHLNVLVHDKHAAHFSRLLHDAGGGLRMIQVSELDAPAMLDLAQRLDRGEWLAIAGDRVPLQGDRCTPVDFLGATALLPQGPWLLAGLLRCPVNLLFCTRHGARYRVAMERLSDGIEWTRATRQARIAEVAQRYACRLAAHCRQAPLQWFNFYPFWKDDA; encoded by the coding sequence ATGAGCGCCGCCGACCAGCATTGGGCCGGCCAGCCCGAACGCGGCAGCGCCGCGCTGATGCGCCTGACCGCCTGGGCGGCACGCACTTTGGGACGCAGACTGGTCGCGCCCGTGGTCTGGATGGTCGTGCTGTATTTCTATGTCTCCGGCGGCCGCGCCCGGCGCTCGATCGCGGCCTACCAGCGCCGGCTGGCGCAATCCGGGGAGCTGGCCGAGCCGCTGCCGCGCCGCATGCCCGTCTATCGCCAGTACCTCGCGTTCGCCAACGCCATCCTGGACAAGCTGGACGTCTGGCAGGGCAAGATCACCATGGCCAACCTGGACATCTCCGACCCCGACGGCCTGCACGCGCAGATGGGCAGGAACCGCGGCCAGATCCTGGTCGGCTCGCACCTGGGCAACATCGAGGTCTGCCGCGCGCTGGCGGAACAAAGCGGCACCTTGCATCTCAACGTGCTGGTCCATGACAAGCACGCGGCCCATTTCAGCCGCCTGCTGCATGACGCAGGCGGCGGGCTGCGCATGATCCAGGTCAGCGAGCTGGATGCTCCCGCCATGCTGGATCTGGCACAGCGCCTGGACCGCGGCGAATGGCTGGCCATTGCCGGCGACCGCGTGCCGCTGCAAGGCGACCGCTGCACGCCCGTTGATTTCCTGGGCGCCACCGCCCTGCTCCCGCAAGGCCCCTGGCTGCTGGCCGGGCTGCTGCGCTGCCCGGTCAATCTGCTGTTCTGCACGCGCCACGGCGCGCGCTACCGCGTGGCGATGGAACGCCTGTCCGACGGCATCGAATGGACGCGCGCCACGCGCCAGGCCCGGATCGCCGAAGTGGCCCAGCGCTATGCCTGCCGGCTTGCCGCGCACTGCCGCCAGGCGCCGCTGCAATGGTTCAACTTTTATCCCTTCTGGAAAGACGATGCGTAA
- a CDS encoding glycosyltransferase family 2 protein: protein MTPHKLCALIPVYNHGATVTAVHAQLAAQGLPCVLVDDGSAPACAATLDALAAQPHTHLLRRAVNGGKGAAVQDGLRAAAALGYTHVLQVDADGQHALADAAAFAAASRAQPRALICGAPVYGDDVPRSRLYGRWLTRVWVWINTLSLDIPDAMCGFRVYPLARVLPVIDGAQVGRRMDFDIAVLVRLHWRGVAMVWLPTRVAYPEGGISHFKGLRDNLLISRMHARLFFGMLARSPALLWRRLAGGPQP, encoded by the coding sequence ATGACCCCGCATAAGCTGTGCGCGCTCATTCCCGTGTACAACCACGGCGCCACGGTAACCGCGGTGCACGCGCAACTCGCCGCGCAGGGCCTGCCCTGCGTGCTGGTGGACGACGGCTCCGCGCCGGCTTGCGCGGCCACGCTGGATGCGCTGGCGGCCCAACCGCATACGCATCTGCTGCGGCGCGCGGTCAACGGCGGCAAGGGCGCGGCGGTGCAGGACGGACTGCGCGCGGCGGCCGCGCTGGGCTATACCCATGTCTTGCAGGTGGACGCCGACGGCCAGCACGCCCTGGCGGACGCGGCCGCCTTCGCGGCAGCCTCCCGCGCCCAGCCCCGCGCCCTCATCTGCGGCGCGCCGGTCTATGGCGACGACGTGCCGCGCAGCCGCCTCTACGGCCGATGGCTGACGCGCGTGTGGGTCTGGATCAATACGCTTTCGCTCGACATCCCCGACGCCATGTGCGGCTTTCGCGTCTACCCGCTGGCCCGGGTGCTGCCGGTGATCGACGGCGCACAAGTGGGCCGGCGCATGGACTTCGACATCGCCGTCCTGGTGCGACTGCATTGGCGCGGCGTGGCGATGGTGTGGCTGCCGACGCGCGTGGCCTATCCGGAAGGCGGCATCTCGCACTTCAAGGGCCTGCGCGACAACCTGCTGATCAGCCGCATGCATGCGCGCCTCTTCTTTGGCATGCTGGCGCGCTCGCCGGCCCTGCTGTGGCGGCGGCTTGCGGGAGGCCCGCAGCCATGA